A portion of the Zootoca vivipara chromosome 6, rZooViv1.1, whole genome shotgun sequence genome contains these proteins:
- the TERF2IP gene encoding telomeric repeat-binding factor 2-interacting protein 1 isoform X2, with the protein MLGTAEAEGEADGSAPQPRLFFQREDGSPLSFYVRPGAAKVELAPLILRHGGRLCRVQEPGAVLLARPGEVPPRASGVFISASYVADCVARQELLPLETYRLQPPPVTADAGGAEGRLPFSEAEDRAILLHLRRSKRGSSGRRAAGSGNAVWKEMEEARVTPHSWQAMRDRYLKHLRGKEDLCLPPQRRKLRSSSESAAASQSTEVKDVPQPEDQSHTVEGSKGDSESPSSTEYTFSEHVALETSEEEAPPNPKIRVLEFVSGGDSAGPPNQPPVAEQQPAAPSAVEVAMAVEDMKRFMKKFDVDLATVTQAFLKNSGEVAAVEYCLQMGQCLGGCPPWSRQDDVDLLKGDDNLRSKLVAKYGAENVNRRVAFRKS; encoded by the exons ATGCTGGGCACAGCGGAGGCCGAGGGTGAGGCGGATGGCTCTGCCCCGCAGCCTCGGCTGTTCTTCCAGCGGGAGGACGGCAGCCCCCTGAGCTTCTACGTGCGCCCCGGGGCAGCCAAGGTGGAACTGGCCCCGCTGATCCTGCGCCACGGCGGGCGCCTGTGCCGCGTTCAGGAGCCGGGCGCGGTGCTGCTGGCCCGGCCGGGAGAGGTGCCGCCGAGAGCCTCGGGGGTCTTCATCTCCGCCAGCTACGTCGCCGACTGCGTGGCCCGCCAGGAGCTCCTGCCGCTGGAGACATACCGCCTGCAACCGCCGCCGGTCACCGCGGACGCGGGCGGTGCCGAGGGCCGCCTGCCCTTCAGCGAGGCGGAAGACCGGGCCATCCTCCTGCACCTGCGGAGGAGCAAGAGAGGCAGCAGCGGCAGGCGGGCAGCCGGCAGTGGCAACGCTGTCTGGAAGGAGATGGAGGAGGCCCGGGTGACGCCGCACTCCTGGCAGGCCATGCGCGACCGCTACCTGAAGCACCTGCGGGGCAAGGAAGACCTTTGCCTGCCTCCCCAGAGACGCAAGCTCAGAAGCTCGTCTGAATCTGCTGCTG CCTCCCAAAGTACGGAAGTCAAGGATGTCCCCCAGCCAGAGGATCAAAGCCATACTGTGGAAGGATCAAAG GGAGACAGTGAGAGCCCCAGCTCCACAGAATACACCTTTTCAGAACACGTGGCGCTCGAGACCTCTGAAGAAGAAGCACCTCCTAATCCCAAAATCAGGGTGCTTGAGTTTGTATCTGGTGGAGATTCTGCTGGGCCCCCAAACCagcccccagtggcagagcagcagccTGCAGCTCCCTCAGCTGTGGAGGTGGCCATGGCAGTGGAGGACATGAAGCGTTTCATGAAGAAGTTTGACGTGGACCTGGCAACTGTGACACAAGCTTTTTTGAAAAACAGTGGGGAAGTGGCAGCTGTGGAATATTGCCTGCAGATGGGGCAGTGCTTGGGTGGCTGCCCTCCTTGGAGCAGGCAGGATGACGTGGACTTGCTGAAGGGGGATGACAACCTCAGAAGCAAGCTAGTGGCAAAATACGGAGCAGAGAATGTGAACAGGCGCGTGGCATTCAGGAAAAGTTAG
- the TERF2IP gene encoding telomeric repeat-binding factor 2-interacting protein 1 isoform X1 codes for MLGTAEAEGEADGSAPQPRLFFQREDGSPLSFYVRPGAAKVELAPLILRHGGRLCRVQEPGAVLLARPGEVPPRASGVFISASYVADCVARQELLPLETYRLQPPPVTADAGGAEGRLPFSEAEDRAILLHLRRSKRGSSGRRAAGSGNAVWKEMEEARVTPHSWQAMRDRYLKHLRGKEDLCLPPQRRKLRSSSESAAAASQSTEVKDVPQPEDQSHTVEGSKGDSESPSSTEYTFSEHVALETSEEEAPPNPKIRVLEFVSGGDSAGPPNQPPVAEQQPAAPSAVEVAMAVEDMKRFMKKFDVDLATVTQAFLKNSGEVAAVEYCLQMGQCLGGCPPWSRQDDVDLLKGDDNLRSKLVAKYGAENVNRRVAFRKS; via the exons ATGCTGGGCACAGCGGAGGCCGAGGGTGAGGCGGATGGCTCTGCCCCGCAGCCTCGGCTGTTCTTCCAGCGGGAGGACGGCAGCCCCCTGAGCTTCTACGTGCGCCCCGGGGCAGCCAAGGTGGAACTGGCCCCGCTGATCCTGCGCCACGGCGGGCGCCTGTGCCGCGTTCAGGAGCCGGGCGCGGTGCTGCTGGCCCGGCCGGGAGAGGTGCCGCCGAGAGCCTCGGGGGTCTTCATCTCCGCCAGCTACGTCGCCGACTGCGTGGCCCGCCAGGAGCTCCTGCCGCTGGAGACATACCGCCTGCAACCGCCGCCGGTCACCGCGGACGCGGGCGGTGCCGAGGGCCGCCTGCCCTTCAGCGAGGCGGAAGACCGGGCCATCCTCCTGCACCTGCGGAGGAGCAAGAGAGGCAGCAGCGGCAGGCGGGCAGCCGGCAGTGGCAACGCTGTCTGGAAGGAGATGGAGGAGGCCCGGGTGACGCCGCACTCCTGGCAGGCCATGCGCGACCGCTACCTGAAGCACCTGCGGGGCAAGGAAGACCTTTGCCTGCCTCCCCAGAGACGCAAGCTCAGAAGCTCGTCTGAATCTGCTGCTG CAGCCTCCCAAAGTACGGAAGTCAAGGATGTCCCCCAGCCAGAGGATCAAAGCCATACTGTGGAAGGATCAAAG GGAGACAGTGAGAGCCCCAGCTCCACAGAATACACCTTTTCAGAACACGTGGCGCTCGAGACCTCTGAAGAAGAAGCACCTCCTAATCCCAAAATCAGGGTGCTTGAGTTTGTATCTGGTGGAGATTCTGCTGGGCCCCCAAACCagcccccagtggcagagcagcagccTGCAGCTCCCTCAGCTGTGGAGGTGGCCATGGCAGTGGAGGACATGAAGCGTTTCATGAAGAAGTTTGACGTGGACCTGGCAACTGTGACACAAGCTTTTTTGAAAAACAGTGGGGAAGTGGCAGCTGTGGAATATTGCCTGCAGATGGGGCAGTGCTTGGGTGGCTGCCCTCCTTGGAGCAGGCAGGATGACGTGGACTTGCTGAAGGGGGATGACAACCTCAGAAGCAAGCTAGTGGCAAAATACGGAGCAGAGAATGTGAACAGGCGCGTGGCATTCAGGAAAAGTTAG
- the LOC118086785 gene encoding carbohydrate sulfotransferase 4-like: MLKLTRLVVLVILAIQVIALTFWSQFHGRECPLAQEPSQVHILILSSWRSGSSFVGQIFSQHPDAFYMMEPAWHVWATMYQNSAKVLHMAVRDLIRSVFKCDMSVFDAYLPQKRNVSDLFQWETSRALCSPPVCDSFQRSDFISKHACKILCRKSPFSKVEEACRSYSHVVLKVVRIFDLKVLYPLLNDPSLNLKIIHLVRDPRAVFHSRKNIESSLARDTGILVRHKRNAMDTKPYTAMREICKSHVEVYTEGRQALPSTLQDRYLLVRYEDIARNPLTKAAQLYSFAGLPFSPNLQSWVHNITHGQGLGKQAFDVDARDAVNVSQAWRKALPYLEIAKLQEVCKDALKLLGYPLVRSEEEHKSMALDLFYAQTPLVNQESKRSLETSPAISGI; encoded by the coding sequence ATGCTGAAGCTGACCAGGTTAGTGGTTCTTGTGATCTTGGCGATACAGGTCATTGCCCTCACCTTCTGGTCTCAGTTTCATGGCAGGGAATGTCCCCTGGCGCAGGAGCCATCCCAGGTGCACATTCTCATCctctcctcctggaggtcagggTCTTCTTTCGTTGGGCAGATCTTCAGCCAACACCCTGATGCCTTCTACATGATGGAGCCAGCCTGGCACGTCTGGGCAACCATGTACCAAAACAGCGCCAAGGTCCTGCACATGGCGGTGCGGGACCTCATCCGGTCGGTCTTCAAGTGCGACATGTCAGTCTTCGATGCCTACCTTCCACAGAAGAGAAATGTGTCGGATCTCTTCCAGTGGGAGACCAGCCGGGCCTTGTGTTCCCCACCAGTGTGCGACTCCTTCCAGCGCAGTGACTTCATCTCCAAGCATGCCTGCAAGATACTCTGTAGGAAATCCCCCTTCAGCAAAGTGGAAGAGGCCTGCAGGTCTTACAGCCACGTTGTTCTGAAGGTGGTCCGGATCTTTGACCTCAAGGTGCTCTATCCTCTCCTCAATGACCCCTCCCTGAACCTCAAAATCATCCACCTGGTCCGTGACCCCAGAGCCGTTTTCCACTCTCGCAAGAACATAGAAAGTAGCTTGGCCCGGGACACGGGGATTCTGGTGAGACACAAGAGGAATGCAATGGATACGAAGCCCTACACTGCCATGCGGGAGATTTGCAAAAGTCATGTTGAGGTTTACACTGAAGGCAGGCAGGCCCTTCCCAGCACTCTCCAGGATCGCTACCTCTTGGTGCGGTATGAAGATATTGCCCGCAATCCCTTGACCAAGGCTGCTCAGCTCTACAGTTTTGCAGGGCTGCCCTTCTCTCCCAACCTTCAGTCCTGGGTGCACAACATCACCCATGGGCAGGGCCTTGGCAAGCAGGCCTTTGATGTTGACGCCAGGGACGCAGTGAATGTGTCACAGGCTTGGAGGAAGGCCCTTCCTTATCTCGAAATAGCAAAGTTGCAAGAGGTCTGTAAGGATGCCTTGAAGCTACTGGGCTATCCGCTAGTTAGGTCTGAGGAAGAGCATAAGAGTATGGCTTTAGACCTCTTTTATGCCCAAACACCTCTTGTCAATCAGGAAAGCAAAAGGAGCCTGGAAACATCACCTGCAATTTCAGGCATCTGA